From a region of the Paenibacillus lutimineralis genome:
- the dtd gene encoding D-aminoacyl-tRNA deacylase, with protein MKVVLQRCKEASVTVQGEVIGSIGQGLMLLVGITHEDTDKGAAYLAEKIAGLRIFEDKEGKMNLSVTDIGGAILSVSQFTLYGDCRKGKRPSFIAAARPEQAEPLYNRFNEMLREKGLVVETGQFGANMDVALTNWGPVTIVLDSPSA; from the coding sequence ATGAAAGTCGTCTTACAACGGTGTAAAGAAGCTAGTGTTACGGTACAGGGTGAAGTTATTGGCTCAATCGGGCAAGGCCTTATGCTGCTGGTCGGAATTACGCATGAGGATACGGACAAAGGAGCCGCTTATCTTGCTGAGAAGATCGCGGGATTGCGGATTTTTGAAGACAAGGAAGGGAAGATGAATCTTAGCGTTACAGATATCGGAGGAGCTATCTTGTCGGTATCGCAGTTCACGCTTTATGGTGACTGCCGTAAGGGCAAGCGCCCAAGCTTCATCGCTGCTGCCAGACCAGAACAGGCTGAGCCTCTCTATAACCGCTTCAATGAGATGCTGCGTGAGAAAGGTCTTGTGGTGGAGACTGGCCAATTTGGTGCCAATATGGACGTCGCTCTGACGAACTGGGGACCTGTTACCATTGTGCTGGACAGCCCTAGCGCTTGA
- a CDS encoding RelA/SpoT family protein → MGIERLLEKASAYIKEPDLPRIREAYDFAEQAHHGQLRKSGEPYILHPLAVADIVVSMQMDILSIIAALLHDVVEDTTVSLKEIENQFGTECALLVDGLTKLERIKFRSKEEQQNENYRKMFIAMAQDIRVIVIKLADRLHNMRTLKYQSEESQRRIAYETLEIFCPIANRLGISAIKWEMEDIALRYLNPQQYYRIANLMRKKRAEREEYIANVIGRITEKLEEMGVEADLLGRPKHIYSVYKKMTTKNKQFNEIYDLLAIRIIVNNIKDCYATLGIIHTLWKPMPGRFKDYIAMPKANMYQSLHTTVVGPNGEPTEVQIRTWEMHRTAEYGIAAHWAYKEGSYAGGPENKMTFFNEILELQHEAKDASEFVESLKMDFFTDLVFVFTPSGEVIELPAGSVPLDFAYRIHTEVGNRTIGAKVNGRIVPLDCQLKTGDIVEILTSKHSYGPSQDWLKIAQSSHARSKIKQWFKKEKREENIEKGREAIERELKRAGIDASLWMTDDKLLDAAKKYSFNDIDDMLSAIGFGGITAAQICTKLTEKLRKEQEESNSIELTSEIKEVKPGPEARKSRPTNGVVVKGIDNLLVRFARCCNPVPGDEIVGYITRGRGVSVHRSDCPNIPHDGDGEEAARIIEVEWVGAIEANYSVDIEITGHDRRNFLNEVLQAVSESKTNISAVSGRSDKNKMAQVHMTILIRNTDHLQSVVERIKRVKDVYTVHRIMQ, encoded by the coding sequence ATGGGCATAGAGCGATTACTTGAAAAGGCGTCCGCCTATATAAAAGAACCGGATCTTCCTCGTATTCGGGAGGCGTATGATTTCGCGGAACAGGCCCACCATGGCCAGTTACGGAAATCCGGAGAACCGTATATTCTGCACCCTTTGGCGGTGGCGGATATCGTCGTTAGCATGCAAATGGACATTTTGTCGATTATTGCAGCGCTTCTTCATGATGTGGTGGAGGATACTACCGTCTCCTTGAAGGAGATCGAGAATCAATTCGGCACGGAATGCGCCTTGCTGGTTGATGGTCTGACTAAGCTCGAACGGATTAAGTTCCGTTCCAAGGAAGAGCAGCAGAATGAGAATTATCGCAAAATGTTTATAGCTATGGCGCAGGATATTCGCGTGATTGTGATTAAGCTTGCCGACCGTCTTCACAATATGCGGACCTTGAAATATCAATCAGAAGAGAGCCAGCGTCGTATTGCCTATGAGACACTGGAAATTTTCTGTCCGATCGCAAATCGACTCGGTATCTCGGCCATTAAATGGGAAATGGAAGATATTGCGCTGCGTTATTTAAACCCTCAGCAGTATTACCGGATCGCCAATTTAATGCGCAAGAAACGGGCAGAGCGAGAAGAATATATTGCGAACGTGATCGGGCGGATTACAGAAAAGCTGGAGGAAATGGGGGTAGAAGCTGATCTATTGGGCCGCCCTAAGCATATCTATAGTGTCTATAAGAAGATGACGACGAAGAACAAGCAGTTTAATGAGATTTATGATCTGCTTGCTATTCGTATTATCGTGAACAATATTAAAGATTGCTACGCAACCCTTGGAATTATCCATACTTTATGGAAACCGATGCCTGGGCGCTTCAAAGATTATATCGCAATGCCTAAGGCGAATATGTATCAATCGCTCCATACGACCGTAGTTGGGCCGAATGGTGAGCCGACAGAAGTACAAATCCGTACCTGGGAAATGCATCGAACGGCAGAGTATGGGATCGCGGCGCATTGGGCCTACAAGGAAGGCAGCTATGCGGGTGGTCCGGAGAATAAGATGACGTTCTTTAATGAAATTCTTGAGCTGCAGCATGAAGCCAAGGATGCTTCCGAGTTCGTGGAATCCCTTAAGATGGACTTCTTCACCGATTTGGTGTTCGTGTTCACCCCTTCCGGAGAGGTCATTGAACTGCCCGCGGGTTCTGTTCCGCTCGATTTTGCATATCGCATCCATACGGAGGTTGGCAATCGAACGATCGGTGCCAAGGTGAACGGGCGGATTGTTCCACTGGATTGCCAGCTGAAGACAGGGGATATCGTCGAGATATTGACCTCGAAGCATTCCTACGGACCAAGTCAGGACTGGCTGAAGATCGCGCAGTCTTCCCATGCCCGAAGTAAGATTAAGCAATGGTTCAAGAAAGAGAAGCGCGAGGAGAATATTGAAAAGGGACGCGAAGCGATTGAACGTGAGCTGAAGCGCGCCGGTATTGATGCATCGTTATGGATGACGGACGATAAATTGTTGGATGCCGCAAAGAAATACTCTTTCAATGATATCGATGATATGCTGTCGGCTATCGGATTTGGTGGGATTACGGCAGCACAAATATGCACCAAGCTCACAGAGAAGCTGCGCAAGGAGCAGGAAGAGAGCAATTCCATCGAGCTCACTTCGGAGATCAAAGAAGTGAAGCCGGGGCCAGAGGCCCGTAAATCTCGTCCGACCAATGGCGTTGTCGTGAAGGGGATCGATAACCTGCTCGTTCGCTTCGCGAGATGCTGTAATCCGGTTCCGGGGGACGAAATCGTTGGATACATCACTCGGGGACGGGGCGTATCTGTACACCGCAGTGACTGTCCGAATATTCCTCATGACGGAGACGGCGAAGAGGCAGCACGTATTATCGAAGTAGAATGGGTTGGAGCGATCGAAGCCAACTATAGTGTTGATATCGAGATCACGGGTCATGATCGGCGCAACTTCCTAAATGAAGTTCTTCAGGCAGTATCGGAGAGCAAGACGAATATTTCTGCGGTGTCAGGGCGCTCGGATAAGAACAAAATGGCCCAGGTTCATATGACTATCCTCATTCGTAACACAGATCATTTACAGTCCGTCGTCGAGAGGATCAAGCGTGTTAAGGATGTCTATACAGTTCATCGGATCATGCAATAG
- a CDS encoding DUF4870 domain-containing protein, protein MNNVNVDPSSTGLDPKVAGLLCYVFSFISGIIFLAIEKKSQFVKFHAAQSLIVFGALTLINIILGFIPIIGAIIAFIVWPLSFVLWIVLMLLALQGKQTKLPIVGDYAEQLSRSF, encoded by the coding sequence ATGAACAATGTGAATGTCGATCCATCCTCGACCGGGTTAGACCCAAAAGTGGCCGGTCTTCTATGTTATGTATTCAGCTTCATTTCAGGTATCATCTTCCTCGCTATCGAGAAGAAAAGCCAATTTGTTAAGTTTCACGCGGCCCAATCCCTCATCGTCTTTGGCGCCTTAACACTAATTAATATTATTCTAGGCTTCATTCCGATTATCGGGGCGATCATTGCTTTTATTGTTTGGCCGCTTTCTTTTGTGCTATGGATCGTGCTTATGCTCCTTGCCCTGCAAGGGAAGCAGACGAAGTTGCCTATCGTCGGCGATTACGCCGAACAGCTCAGCAGAAGCTTCTAA
- the uraA gene encoding uracil permease — protein MQREIQVNEKVPFGPGVLLSIQHLFAMFGSTVLVPNLFGVDPGMILLMNGIGTLLYILICKGKIPAYLGSSFAFIAPVSLVLKEYPGNGYSLALGAFIITGLIFILVGLLVKYAGTKWIDVVFPPAAMGAIVALIGLELIPVAAGMAGWISKNPGEAFTPNATSITLSLVTLGVTILGAVLFRGFPKIIHILIGIVVGYILALILGEVNTGAIGAAKWLSMPTVTTPQWNPAAIITIIPVALVVIVEHIGHLLVTGNIVGKDLSKDPGLHRSLLGNGISTVLSGFVGSTPNTTYGENIGVMALTKVYSTYVIGGAAIFAILLSFSGKFSAVIANIPEPVMGGVSLLLFGVIAASGLRIFVEQKVDFSKATNMILTTVVFVVGLSGATLKFGNVQLKGMALATIVGIVLSLFFKFIQHFGLSNEKEDAA, from the coding sequence TTGCAACGTGAAATTCAAGTTAATGAGAAAGTTCCTTTCGGGCCTGGCGTACTGTTAAGTATTCAGCATTTATTCGCCATGTTTGGCAGTACAGTTCTAGTACCGAATCTATTCGGTGTAGATCCGGGCATGATCCTGCTGATGAACGGAATTGGCACCCTGCTCTACATTCTTATCTGTAAAGGCAAAATTCCTGCCTATCTTGGATCAAGCTTCGCCTTTATCGCCCCTGTTAGCCTGGTACTCAAAGAATACCCGGGCAATGGATATTCACTTGCTTTGGGCGCTTTCATCATTACCGGTCTTATTTTCATCCTTGTAGGATTACTCGTAAAATATGCTGGAACCAAGTGGATTGATGTTGTATTCCCACCAGCCGCTATGGGCGCTATCGTAGCATTAATCGGTCTTGAATTGATTCCAGTAGCTGCCGGTATGGCAGGATGGATCTCTAAAAATCCTGGAGAAGCATTTACTCCAAATGCTACCAGTATTACTCTGTCACTAGTAACTCTAGGTGTAACCATTCTCGGTGCAGTACTCTTCCGCGGCTTCCCTAAGATCATTCACATTCTGATTGGCATTGTGGTCGGCTATATCCTCGCTCTAATCCTCGGTGAAGTGAATACAGGAGCAATTGGCGCCGCAAAATGGCTCTCCATGCCGACTGTAACGACACCTCAATGGAACCCGGCAGCCATTATTACGATCATCCCAGTTGCACTGGTCGTTATCGTCGAACATATCGGTCACTTGCTCGTTACTGGCAATATTGTCGGTAAAGATCTATCAAAGGATCCAGGACTGCATCGATCCTTGCTGGGGAACGGTATTTCTACCGTATTATCCGGGTTTGTCGGCTCCACGCCAAATACAACCTATGGTGAGAATATCGGTGTTATGGCATTAACCAAGGTGTACTCCACGTACGTAATCGGTGGAGCTGCAATCTTTGCCATCCTTCTCTCGTTCTCAGGCAAATTCTCGGCCGTCATTGCCAATATACCTGAACCGGTTATGGGCGGAGTATCGTTGCTCCTGTTCGGCGTCATCGCCGCTTCCGGTCTTCGTATCTTCGTTGAACAGAAGGTCGATTTCTCCAAGGCTACAAATATGATTCTAACTACCGTCGTATTTGTGGTCGGACTTAGTGGCGCTACATTGAAATTCGGAAATGTGCAATTGAAAGGCATGGCGCTTGCCACGATCGTAGGTATCGTGCTCAGCCTGTTCTTCAAGTTCATCCAGCATTTCGGCCTCTCTAACGAGAAGGAAGACGCTGCTTAA
- a CDS encoding adenine phosphoribosyltransferase, which produces MDLKPYIRVIPDFPQPGISFKDITTLLNDGEKYKEAINAIKEMVSELEIDVIAGPEARGFVVGAPLAYALGVGFVPIRKSGKLPYETIEVGYDLEYGKDKLAMHKDAIKPGQNVLIADDLLATGGTIATSVNLVRELGGNVVGTAFLIELSELNGRAKLPDISVFSLAKYDY; this is translated from the coding sequence TTGGATTTAAAACCGTATATTCGCGTCATTCCTGACTTCCCACAGCCAGGCATCAGCTTCAAGGACATTACGACCTTGCTGAATGATGGTGAGAAATACAAGGAAGCAATCAATGCGATTAAAGAGATGGTAAGCGAATTGGAGATCGATGTCATCGCTGGACCGGAAGCCCGCGGTTTTGTTGTAGGAGCTCCGCTAGCTTATGCGCTAGGAGTTGGTTTTGTACCGATACGCAAGAGCGGCAAGCTACCATATGAGACAATTGAGGTTGGCTACGATCTTGAATATGGCAAAGATAAATTAGCGATGCATAAGGATGCCATCAAGCCTGGACAGAACGTATTGATCGCTGATGATTTGCTGGCAACGGGCGGCACCATCGCAACCTCTGTCAATCTCGTTCGCGAGCTAGGCGGCAATGTTGTAGGCACGGCTTTCCTAATAGAGCTAAGCGAGTTGAACGGGCGTGCGAAGCTGCCGGACATTAGTGTATTCTCTCTCGCAAAATATGATTATTAA
- the recJ gene encoding single-stranded-DNA-specific exonuclease RecJ — protein MLQSKYHWNISPYDLEASRQLQQQLEIPALLASLLVTRGISNSEDASKFLDHSLMELHDPYQMSGIEEAVPRIRKAVDAGERILIYGDYDADGLSSTALMIELMRTLQANFEFYIPHRSKEGYGLHNHVLKQAHDNGVSLIVTVDTGISAVEQIAYAAELGIDVIVTDHHEPPAKLPEAYTLINPKLPYCPYPFKGLAGVGVAYKLAYALLGKDTPAAWLELVALGTIADLMPLTDENRVLVRMGLEQMTASSFPGISALLHTAGWNQGEVTSTNVAFGLAPRINAAGRMSHAFSALDVLTATSMEVAEDLAEKLDLLNRERQQLVDDIVGEAFKRIEAKEAAGTLPDVLVVAGEGWNVGVVGIVASKILERYYRPTLVLGIDVATGECKGSARSIPGFDIYEALTYCDALLDHYGGHPSAAGMSLHRDRLEEFEQRLNEFARNVLRPEHFIPSLQADLECRLREITLPVIEQLAQLAPFGMGNPSPRLLVRGAELLDYRQMGKDGKHLKLTIRQDGSMIEAVAFGKGEIFKLLTPEARVDLVVEAGINEWNGQRKPQLFIQDISIPHLQVFDYRDPLDPGTKIEELQQGILKTSYCSAGSMAAVSSRRADLLAVGHLEGTSVWVYDQEQGISPGRSESDRGDAVTVKTLFVIELPDSADIWNKMLTSFVNLERVFLLHPRSSVDTIEAPSRERFKQVYIFLRKYAGQDECLEERVIAELMSRFGISRRMLYFILDIFVELDFIVRGEGRITVNSAPSKRPLESASGYQSLGLLAEMEQILLHEEVPQITEWITCQLQGVS, from the coding sequence TTGCTTCAATCGAAATACCATTGGAATATATCTCCTTATGACTTGGAGGCCTCTCGTCAACTGCAACAGCAGTTAGAGATTCCGGCTCTGCTGGCATCACTGTTAGTGACGCGGGGAATTTCCAATTCCGAGGATGCTTCGAAATTTCTGGATCACTCCTTAATGGAACTGCATGATCCATATCAGATGAGTGGAATCGAGGAAGCGGTTCCAAGAATCCGCAAGGCGGTGGACGCCGGGGAGCGGATATTGATATACGGGGATTATGATGCGGACGGACTATCGTCAACTGCTCTTATGATTGAGCTGATGCGAACGCTGCAGGCGAACTTTGAATTCTATATTCCGCATCGCTCCAAGGAAGGTTATGGATTACATAATCATGTTCTCAAGCAGGCTCATGACAATGGAGTCAGCCTGATCGTTACGGTAGATACCGGAATTAGCGCAGTGGAACAGATCGCTTATGCTGCTGAGCTAGGCATTGACGTGATTGTAACCGACCATCATGAGCCACCGGCAAAGCTGCCAGAAGCTTATACGCTGATCAATCCGAAGCTTCCTTATTGCCCTTATCCGTTCAAAGGATTGGCTGGCGTAGGTGTTGCATATAAGCTGGCCTATGCTCTGCTAGGTAAGGACACTCCCGCTGCATGGCTTGAGCTGGTAGCCTTAGGAACCATAGCGGACCTGATGCCGTTGACGGACGAGAACAGAGTACTTGTCCGCATGGGGCTGGAGCAGATGACAGCTTCTTCTTTCCCAGGTATCTCAGCCTTACTTCATACTGCCGGATGGAATCAGGGGGAAGTGACCTCTACGAATGTAGCCTTCGGTCTAGCACCACGTATCAATGCGGCAGGGCGGATGAGCCATGCATTCAGCGCGCTCGACGTACTAACCGCAACGAGCATGGAAGTGGCAGAGGACTTGGCAGAGAAGCTGGATTTGCTCAATAGGGAGCGACAGCAGCTTGTCGATGATATCGTAGGTGAAGCGTTCAAACGAATTGAGGCAAAAGAAGCTGCTGGAACGCTACCGGATGTGCTAGTAGTTGCTGGAGAGGGCTGGAATGTCGGAGTAGTTGGCATTGTAGCTTCTAAAATACTAGAACGATACTACCGTCCGACTTTGGTGCTGGGCATTGATGTTGCTACCGGAGAGTGCAAAGGGTCGGCGCGTTCCATCCCGGGTTTTGATATCTATGAAGCCTTAACGTATTGCGATGCGCTGCTTGATCATTATGGTGGACATCCTTCCGCGGCAGGTATGTCATTGCATAGAGACCGTCTGGAGGAGTTCGAACAGAGGCTGAATGAGTTTGCTCGGAACGTACTTAGGCCGGAGCATTTCATCCCCTCCCTACAGGCGGATCTCGAATGCAGATTGCGAGAGATCACGCTGCCAGTGATTGAACAATTGGCCCAATTAGCGCCATTCGGCATGGGGAATCCTTCCCCACGTTTGCTCGTTCGTGGCGCTGAACTGCTCGATTATAGGCAGATGGGTAAGGATGGCAAGCATTTGAAGTTGACGATCCGTCAGGATGGAAGTATGATAGAGGCCGTTGCTTTTGGAAAAGGGGAAATATTCAAGCTTTTAACACCGGAAGCGAGAGTTGATCTGGTTGTAGAAGCCGGGATCAATGAATGGAACGGTCAGCGTAAACCGCAGCTATTCATTCAGGATATTTCGATTCCGCATCTGCAGGTGTTTGATTATCGCGATCCACTGGACCCTGGTACTAAAATCGAGGAATTGCAGCAGGGCATCTTGAAGACTTCATATTGCAGTGCAGGATCGATGGCTGCGGTCTCTAGTCGTAGAGCTGATTTGCTCGCTGTTGGCCATTTGGAGGGAACTTCGGTCTGGGTCTATGACCAGGAACAGGGGATTAGCCCTGGCAGGTCTGAATCGGATCGTGGCGATGCGGTTACAGTAAAAACATTATTTGTAATAGAATTGCCGGATTCGGCGGATATTTGGAATAAAATGTTAACTAGCTTTGTTAATCTGGAACGGGTATTTCTGCTTCATCCACGCTCATCGGTAGATACGATCGAAGCCCCGTCGCGGGAGCGTTTCAAGCAGGTCTATATATTTCTCAGGAAATATGCTGGCCAGGATGAATGCCTGGAAGAACGGGTCATTGCTGAATTAATGTCCCGTTTTGGAATCTCTCGCCGTATGTTATATTTTATTCTGGATATATTTGTAGAATTGGATTTCATCGTTCGAGGTGAAGGACGGATTACAGTAAATTCTGCGCCATCTAAACGTCCGTTAGAATCGGCATCGGGCTATCAAAGCTTGGGTCTGCTTGCCGAGATGGAGCAAATATTGCTTCATGAAGAAGTGCCACAAATTACGGAATGGATCACCTGTCAATTGCAGGGGGTTTCATAG
- a CDS encoding cation diffusion facilitator family transporter → MRREQTAAGDSIAAVSMASNFALTALKGIIGILFNSYALLADALFSLAEILTTVSSSLTDAWRRFYEHKSPLSRQDPAQKAKSFLPIAVFIAVLILLGAMQTMITTVTAIFEGDILAPGYVAGVVVVVSLVMKELIFQIQYRSSSTRAEKEREAYVENHRYSLYCSIIVMLGVFGAMAGHALDIPMMLYFDPIMAIIVAILIAYRAYIMVRRVINSTLTTTLFREDTERLIETVQRVHGIITVEDLRAQEQGHYVRVIAKISVNPQITVTEANDIANRAKVLLMHRFSHVNDVSILVLPYDPGYPYKSNQLGANDDMPNLLQ, encoded by the coding sequence ATGAGACGCGAACAAACTGCTGCTGGTGATTCCATCGCTGCAGTAAGTATGGCAAGCAATTTTGCTCTAACAGCATTAAAAGGAATCATAGGAATATTGTTTAATAGCTATGCTCTGCTGGCAGATGCATTATTCTCTTTAGCTGAAATTTTAACTACAGTCAGTTCTTCGTTAACGGATGCATGGAGACGATTCTATGAGCACAAATCACCACTTTCCCGACAGGACCCGGCTCAGAAGGCGAAATCGTTTCTTCCTATTGCTGTATTCATAGCTGTCTTGATTTTGCTAGGTGCTATGCAGACGATGATCACGACGGTAACGGCGATTTTCGAAGGAGATATCCTTGCGCCTGGTTATGTAGCTGGTGTCGTTGTGGTTGTCTCTCTCGTCATGAAGGAACTTATTTTTCAGATACAGTATCGGTCTTCATCTACTCGGGCTGAGAAAGAGCGCGAAGCTTATGTCGAGAACCACCGTTATTCGTTGTACTGCTCAATAATCGTCATGCTGGGTGTGTTCGGTGCGATGGCGGGTCATGCTCTGGATATACCGATGATGCTCTATTTCGATCCGATCATGGCAATCATCGTGGCTATTCTCATAGCCTACAGAGCCTATATTATGGTTCGTAGGGTGATTAACAGTACGTTGACTACAACGTTGTTCCGAGAGGATACAGAACGACTCATAGAGACCGTTCAGCGCGTCCATGGAATTATTACCGTCGAAGATTTGCGTGCACAAGAGCAGGGGCACTATGTGAGGGTTATCGCTAAGATTAGCGTAAATCCGCAGATTACGGTGACAGAGGCAAATGATATCGCCAATAGAGCCAAGGTACTGCTCATGCATCGCTTCTCTCATGTGAATGATGTCAGTATTCTTGTTCTACCTTATGATCCCGGCTATCCCTATAAGAGCAATCAGCTCGGGGCGAATGACGATATGCCGAACCTGCTGCAATAA
- the secF gene encoding protein translocase subunit SecF, with amino-acid sequence MRFVHFDKSIKRLDYVHLSKYFFAISIALIVLGVASLSFFGLNYSVDFQSGSNVDVTVSKSISKGEIESVVKDLDIAEGTTINVGEERISIRFTKVLNEDQDVALKKEISKLDESAAFEVNTVDTEMAKELAQNAIKAVLIACLGIIIYVSIRFEWRFAIAAVISLLHDAILVIAIFSIFQLKVDLTFIVAVLTIIGYSINDTIVIFDRIRENMRFAKLKTRDDLKELVDHSIAQTIMRSIYTVLTVFIAAFFLFLLGGESIKMFSLAMTIGLVLGAYSTIFIASPLWFVLKVREKKKPAKAA; translated from the coding sequence GTGAGATTCGTGCACTTTGATAAGAGCATTAAAAGACTGGATTATGTCCATCTAAGTAAATATTTCTTCGCCATATCGATTGCTTTAATCGTACTTGGCGTAGCGTCTCTATCCTTTTTTGGATTGAATTATAGTGTAGATTTTCAATCTGGCTCCAACGTAGACGTGACGGTCTCGAAGTCGATTTCAAAGGGCGAGATTGAATCTGTTGTCAAGGATCTCGACATTGCAGAGGGAACAACCATTAATGTTGGGGAGGAGCGGATAAGCATCCGCTTCACGAAGGTTCTCAATGAAGATCAGGATGTAGCGTTGAAGAAAGAAATAAGCAAGCTCGATGAGAGTGCAGCATTTGAGGTTAATACCGTAGATACGGAAATGGCTAAGGAGCTGGCGCAAAATGCGATTAAAGCGGTTCTTATTGCGTGCTTAGGGATTATTATTTATGTAAGTATCCGTTTTGAATGGCGTTTTGCTATAGCAGCTGTTATTTCTTTGCTGCATGATGCAATTCTGGTCATAGCGATATTCTCCATCTTCCAGCTCAAGGTCGATCTTACGTTTATCGTTGCCGTACTTACGATCATCGGCTATTCTATCAACGATACGATCGTTATCTTTGACCGGATTCGTGAAAATATGCGATTCGCCAAACTGAAGACCAGAGATGATCTCAAAGAACTCGTCGATCACAGTATTGCTCAGACGATCATGCGTTCGATTTATACGGTCTTGACTGTATTCATCGCAGCATTCTTCCTGTTCTTGCTCGGCGGGGAATCGATTAAAATGTTCTCACTTGCTATGACGATCGGTCTTGTGCTCGGGGCTTATTCGACCATCTTTATCGCTAGCCCATTGTGGTTTGTGCTTAAAGTAAGAGAAAAGAAAAAACCGGCTAAGGCGGCTTAA
- the secD gene encoding protein translocase subunit SecD has protein sequence MKRIVAFITVVVVVSALMGWTTPGLLKSMRLGLDLKGGFEILYEASPLEAGAKVTKESLVKTAQSLEKRANKLGTSEPEVTTEGTNRIRVKLAGVTDEAEVRKMMKEPAELTFRSKDGTEKNADEYNKIEMIGTDFAENGAALQFDNMNKPQVSIKVKSKDKFAEITKRLLGQPLAIYMNDELISAPVVQAVLTDGTASISVGGSMDEAKELRDVINLGALPLKLHEKYSQSLGATLGQQSLKSTIEAGLIGSVFILVFMVGMYRAPGLIASFALILHTWLLIAVFAWANFTLTLPGIAAIILGIGMAVDANIITNERIREELRSGKSVMSSVKAGGKHSLRTVLDSNITTIIVAIVMYIYGTGSVKGFALVLIVEIVLSIATNVYFVRFLLNLLLKAGKLMKPKYFGVKESEIRAL, from the coding sequence ATGAAAAGAATAGTGGCATTCATAACCGTCGTGGTTGTCGTATCAGCCCTGATGGGTTGGACAACCCCTGGTTTACTGAAAAGCATGCGTCTCGGCCTGGACTTGAAGGGCGGATTCGAGATTTTGTACGAGGCTTCGCCTTTGGAGGCTGGGGCTAAAGTAACAAAAGAATCGCTCGTCAAAACAGCGCAAAGCTTAGAGAAGCGTGCGAACAAGCTCGGTACGAGTGAGCCGGAAGTTACTACGGAAGGCACGAACCGGATTCGTGTGAAATTGGCCGGTGTGACCGACGAAGCAGAAGTGCGTAAAATGATGAAGGAGCCTGCGGAATTGACGTTCCGTAGTAAGGATGGAACTGAGAAAAACGCAGACGAATATAACAAGATCGAAATGATCGGTACCGACTTTGCCGAGAATGGCGCTGCGCTTCAGTTCGATAATATGAATAAGCCGCAGGTAAGCATCAAGGTGAAGAGTAAAGATAAATTTGCTGAAATAACGAAACGTTTGCTCGGTCAACCACTTGCTATTTATATGAATGATGAATTGATCTCAGCGCCAGTTGTACAAGCCGTTCTTACCGATGGAACAGCGTCAATCAGCGTTGGGGGCAGTATGGATGAAGCAAAAGAGCTTCGCGATGTTATCAACCTTGGCGCCTTGCCTTTGAAGCTTCATGAGAAATATTCGCAGAGCCTTGGAGCAACCCTTGGCCAACAATCGCTGAAGTCTACGATTGAAGCAGGTTTGATTGGCTCCGTGTTTATTTTAGTGTTCATGGTCGGAATGTACCGGGCACCTGGACTTATTGCTAGCTTTGCATTGATTTTACACACTTGGCTCTTGATTGCGGTGTTCGCGTGGGCGAACTTCACGTTGACTCTACCGGGGATTGCCGCGATCATTCTCGGGATCGGGATGGCCGTCGATGCCAATATCATTACCAACGAACGGATAAGAGAAGAGCTCAGGAGCGGCAAGAGCGTGATGTCGTCCGTAAAAGCAGGCGGCAAGCATTCACTCCGTACGGTTTTGGACTCCAACATTACGACGATTATTGTAGCTATCGTGATGTATATTTACGGAACTGGATCAGTTAAAGGGTTTGCCCTTGTGCTCATCGTGGAAATCGTGCTTAGTATCGCAACGAATGTTTACTTCGTCCGGTTCCTCCTTAACTTGCTGCTCAAGGCTGGTAAGCTGATGAAACCGAAATACTTCGGGGTTAAGGAGAGTGAGATTCGTGCACTTTGA
- a CDS encoding post-transcriptional regulator: protein MAEEDYTRKELFETIENLCRSKVEEFRMIGYEHVTEEEIWSCVSQKYEKNGFPPLHQLVNDILSLKITHFMNYLTISAFRGSHLD, encoded by the coding sequence ATGGCTGAAGAGGATTACACGAGGAAGGAACTGTTTGAGACGATCGAGAATTTGTGCCGCAGCAAAGTGGAAGAATTCCGAATGATCGGTTATGAACATGTGACTGAAGAGGAAATATGGAGCTGTGTCAGCCAGAAGTATGAAAAGAATGGCTTTCCGCCATTGCATCAATTGGTAAATGATATCCTTTCTTTGAAGATAACCCATTTTATGAATTATTTGACGATTTCAGCTTTTCGTGGATCCCATTTAGATTAA